CGTCGACCACGTCGACGATTCCGGCAGTGACCACGGTGGTCGCCTCGAGCGCGGTGTCGGCGAATCCGACGGTGCTCAATGTCAACAGCACCGGCATCACCACCAATCGCGCCGAACTGCGTGCGCTGTTCCTGGGCGCGAACAATTCGCCGATCAAGAACATTCGTGTTCGCTTCGACATGAATGGCGATGTGAACAGCATCGGTGGCACGATCAGCTCCGGCAGCGCACTGGTCTATACGGACAGTGCTGGTGCGGCAACGACCAGCTACTACCCGGCCTCGCGGCCCAGCCCGACCAATGGCGTGACGATCCGTGCGTGCTGGGACTACGCCGATTTCGCGGCGACCGCTTGCCCCAACACGCTCACCACCACCCTGACGGTGGTGTCGGATCCGTTGTCGATCAGCATTGGCACCGACAACACCCTCGCCGAAGGCACGAGCAAGCTGACCTATGTGAAGCGGTTTGTGGTTCTTGTGGTGGACGCGGCCGGCAATCCCAAGGCCGACGTGCAGATTACGCCGTCGCTGGACCTCACGTCTTACATGAAGGGCGCTTACGCAGTCTCTGGGACATCGTGGTCGGCCTTCCACTCGCTGGATGGCGTGACGACGGGTGGTCGAAGCGAGCCCTGCCTGAACGAGGATTTGAACCGCAACGGCTCCATCGATACCGGTGATGACAAGAACCTCAACGGGCAACTGGATCCGCGCAAGTCTGACGCCTCCATCAGCTTTGAAGGTGCGACCAAGACTGACTCCAGCGGCACTGCGGTGATCAAGTTGGAGTACCCCAAGAGCGTGGCCACCTGGGTGAATTACACGGTGACCGTGTCGGCCTTTGGCGTGCTGAGCCCGCCTGCGACCTACAGCTCGACCTTGTCCGCATTGGCGACTGATTTCACCAGCGCCACGGTGTCGCCTGCCTTCCAGGTCAGCCCGTACGGAACCACTCGCCTCTCCGGTGAAAGCTACTGCTCGACCAGAGACTGACCTGCCTGCAGGAAGGCCCTTGATCCTGACCCTGGTCGGCATGCCCGGCGGTGGCAAATCCACCGTCGGCCGTTTGCTGGGCAGGCAGCTGGACATCCCCTTCGTCGACTCCGACGCCGAGATCGAAAAACATCTCGGCGGCGAGTCGATCAAGGACTACTTCGCCCGCATGGGCGAAGTTTCGTTTCGGGACGTCGAATCACAGGTCATCGCCGAGCTGTTGAAGCGTCAGGGTGAGATGGTCCTGGCGACCGGTGGTGGCGCCGTGTTGCGTGAGATCAACCGCGACCGGCTCCATCAGCTTTCGACAGTGGTGTATCTGCGCTCGTCGCCGGACGAACTCTTCCGTCGTCTTCGACACGACACCCAACGCCCGCTTCTGCAGGTGCCCAATCCCTTGGGCAAGCTGCGTGAGCTCTATGCGCAGCGGGATCCGCTCTACCGACGCTGCGCGCACTTCGTGCTGGAGACGGCTCGCCCCTCGGTGCATGGGCTCGCCAACATGATCCTGATGCAGATCGAACTGGCCGGGCTGATCGATCCGGCCCGGGTGGCGGCGACCGTCGGCGCCACCGTCTCGCCCACCCCTTCGGGGTGAACGACGGGGGAGCGACGGGGGAACGACGGGGGAGCGCCGGCAGAGGTCAAGGCGACGCCCGTACACTTGGTTCATGAGTGTTTCGTCCCCTGAGTCTTCCGCGTGCGTGCCGATCGAACTCGGCGAGCGCAGTTATGAGATCCGCATCGGCCCCGGACTGCTGGACCTTGCCAGTACATGGCAAGGGCTGCCCCGCGCGGCCACGGCGCTGATCGTCACCAACGATCGTGTGGGCCCGCTCTATCTCGAACGGCTTCGCACGCAGTTGCAGCCGCACTTCGGACGCATAGATGCCGTCGTGCTGCCGGACGGTGAACAGCACAAGAGCGCGTCCTCTCTCGATGCGGTGATCGACCACCTGCTCGCGTCAGCGTCTGATCGCAAGACGGTGCTGTTCGCACTGGGCGGTGGCGTGATCGGCGATCTGGCCGGCTTCGCTGCCGCCATCTACATGCGAGGCGTGCCCTTTGTGCAGGTCCCGACGACCCTGCTCGCACAGGTCGACTCTTCGGTGGGCGGCAAGACGGCGATCAATCACCCCCGCGGCAAGAACATGGTGGGGGCGTTCTACCAGCCCATCCGGGTGGTGGCTGACCTGGACACGCTGGACACGCTGCCCCCGCGAGAGCTTTCCGCCGGCCTGGCGGAGATCATCAAATACGGCCCCATCGCCGATGCGGCTTTCCTGGACTGGATCGAACACAACCTCGATGCCTTGCTCGACCGCGACAAGGCGACGTTGGCCTATGCCGTCAAGCGAAGCTGCGAGATCAAGGCCTGGGTGGTCGGACAGGATGAGCGGGAGTCTGGTCTGCGCGCCATCCTCAACTTCGGCCACACCTTCGGCCACGCGATCGAGACGGGCCTGGGCTACGGCGCCTGGCTGCATGGCGAAGCCGTGGGCTGCGGCATGGTGCTTGCGTCGGAACTGTCGGCGCGGCTGGGGTTGATGCCGGCGAGTTTCGTGGACCGGATGCAGCGGCTGATCGAGCGCGCGCGTCTGCCGGTGCTCGCCCCGGCGCTGGGCCTGGACCGCTATCTCGAGCTGATGCAAGTGGACAAGAAGAATGAGGACGGCGAGATTCGTTTCGTCGTCATCGAAGGCCTGGGCAAGGCGGTCATGCGCACCGCTTCGAAGACCTTGATTGCCGAGACGCTGGCCGCGCATCTGGACCCCTCGCCCATGGCGGTCCAGCAAACCGATCACTGAGCGAGATCACTCACCGACCATGCTGCGCGCCCCTTATGCCTCTGATCCCGCGCGCAGTCGCGGTCGCCGTCACCCAGAACCGCCGGCACCCACTCGCAGCGAGTTCCAGCGCGATCGCGACCGCATCGTCCACAGCAGCGCGTTTCGACGCCTGGTCTACAAGACGCAGGTCTTTCTCAACCATGAGGGCGACCTGTTCCGCACTCGGCTGACCCATTCGCTGGAGGTGGCCCAACTCGGGCGCTCCATCGGACGGAGCCTGGGCTTGGATGAGGATCTGATCGAGACCGTCGCCCTGGCGCATGACCTCGGCCACACGCCCTTCGGCCATGCGGGCCAGGATGTGCTGAACGACTGCATGAAGGCACACGGCGGGTTCGAGCACAACCTGCAGTCCCTGCGCGTGGTGGACAGGCTGGAGCTGCGTTACCCCTCGTTCGATGGGCTGAATCTCAGCTTCGAAAGTCGGGAAGGGATTCTCAAGCACTGCAGCCGGCGTGATGCGCAGCGTCTGGAGGATCGAGAACCGGGCGGCGTGGCCAGCCGCTTTCTCACTGGTGGTCAGCCCAGTCTGGAGGCGCAGCTCTGCAATCTGGCGGACGAGGTGGCCTACAACGCGCATGACGTCGACGACGGCGTCCGTTCCGGGCTGGTGACCCTGGAACAGTTGGAACAGGTGCCGCTGGTGCAGCGCTTCCTGCGTGAGACGCTGGCCGAATATCCAAATCTGCTGGGCAAGCGATTGCTGGCCGAGACCATCCGCCGGATGCTGTCGCAGCAGGTTTACGACATCATTGGCGCCACCCGCACCGCGATCGAGGCGGCCTCACCTGCCGATGCCGATGAAGCGCGGCGTGCCGGCCCTCTGCTGCGATTCAGTCCCGAGATGCGTCATGCGAGCACCGAGCTCAAGCGCTTCCTCTTCAGCAACCTCTATCGCCATCCTGCGGTGCAGGAAAAGCGGGACCGCGCTGAACTCGTGCTGCGGGATTTGTTCCAGATCTACTTGAACGATGTGGCTCAGCTGCCAGCCGATTTTGCCGACAGCGACGACCACGCCCGTGCCTGCGCCGACTACATCGCCGGGATGACCGACCGGTTTGCACTGCGGGAGCATGAGCGATTGACCGGGAAGCGGCTGTTCGGCTGATTGGATCGCCGATCGCTGCATCCACGGCCTCACAGCGCGCCTCCGCCAATCCGCCAATCCGCCATTCCGTTATCTGATCCCGCTGACCGTCGAGCCGGCAATCCATAATTGGGGACAGATCGAGAGGCCCCGATGGCACGACTTCCCCGATTGGCCCTGGCCGGCCACCTGCATCATCTGATTCACCGCGGCCACAACCTTCAACCGATCGCGCAGGACGACGACGACCGTCGTGCCTTGCTGGCCGCGTTGCAGGACTGCGCGGCGACCCACAAGGTCGCGATCCATGCCTATGTGGTGATGCCCAATCACCTCCACCTGCTGGTGACGCCCTCGACCGACGACGGTCTCAGCCGCACGATGCAGGCGCTGGGACGACGCTACGTCGCGGCCTACAACCAGCGGCATTCGCGGGTGGGCACCCTCTGGGAAGGGCGCTTCAGAGCCGCTCCCATCGAAGCCGAGGCGTACTTGTTGCCGGTGATGCGCAGCATCGAACTGAACCCGCAGCGTGCGGGTTTGGTCCAGGATCCAGCCGATTATGTGTGGTCCTCCGCCGCGCACCATTTGGGGCGCCGCCGCGATCCGTTGCTGACGGACCCGCCCGGATTCTGGGCATTGGGCAACACCCCGTTTGAACGTGAGCTCGCCTGGCGACGCCTGTTGGAAGAGGGCGAACAGGAGAGCGAGCGCAAACGTCTGGTCGATGCTGCGCTCAAGGGATGGCCGCTCGGCTCGGCACGCTTCCTGCAGCTGCTGGGCGATGTGTCGGAACGGCCGCTGACCCCTCGACCGCGCGGCCGGCCACCCAAAATTAAACCTGTCCCTATTTAATGTCGAACTCTCAATGAGTGGGTTCTTAAAGCGACACTGACCCTAATTAGTTGTGCTTGTGCTCGATAGGAGGGGGCAGTAACCTGCGCGGGTTTGTCATTGACTCCAGGAGGCCACCGATGTCGGCAGCACACCCAACAAAAGCGCAATCCGCCACCGACGTGAACGCCGTGGCTTCGTCCGCAGAGATTCAGGCGCTCGCCGAACATGGCTTGTATCGGCCAGCCAATGAGAAAGACGCCTGCGGTCTGGGCTTTGTGGCGCACATCAAGGGCCAGAAGGCGCATCACATCGTTCAGCAGGGCCTGAAGATCCTGGAGAACCTGGATCACCGCGGCGCCGTCGGCGCAGACAAGCTGATGGGTGACGGCGCCGGCATCCTGATCCAGATCCCCGACGAGTTCTATCGCGCGGAGATGGCCAAGCAAGGCGTGGTCTTGCCGCCGCCCGGCGAATATGGCGTCGGCATGATCTTCCTGCCGAAGGAACACGCTTCCCGTCTGGCCTGCGAGCAGGAACTCGCCCGCGCGATCAAGGCCGAGGGTCAGGTGCTGCTCGGCTGGCGGGATGTGCCGGTGGACCGCGACATGCCGATGTCGCCGACGGTGCGGGAGAAAGAGCCGATCATTCGCCAGATCTTCATCGGGCGCGGTCCGGACATCATCGTCCCCGATGCGCTCGAGCGGAAGCTCTATGTCATCCGCAAGACCGCCTCCAGCGCGATCCAGGCGCTCCAGCTGACCCACAGCCGTGAGTACTACGTGCCGTCGATGAGCTGCCGCACGGTGATCTACAAGGGTCTGCTGCTGGCGGACCAGGTCGGCAAGTACTACCAGGACTTGGCGGATCCGCGCGTGGTCTCCGCGATTGCGCTGGTGCATCAGCGCTTCTCCACCAACACCTTCCCCGAATGGCCGCTGGCGCACCCGTACCGCATGGTGGCGCACAACGGCGAGATCAACACCGTCAAGGGCAACTTCAACTGGATGCGCGCCCGCGAAGGCGTCATGAAATCCCCGGTGCTGGGGGATGACCTCAAGAAGCTGTATCCGATCAGCTTCGAGCATCAGTCCGACACGGCCACCTTCGACAACGCGATCGAACTGCTGACCATGTCCGGCTATTCGCTGGCGCACGCCGCGATGATGATGATTCCGGAAGCGTGGGAAAACCACGAACTGATGGATGAGCGCCGCCGCGCCTTCTACGAATACCACGCCGCGATGATGGAACCCTGGGACGGCCCAGCCGCCATGGTCTTCACCGATGGCCGTCAGGTCTGCGCCGCGCTGGACCGCAATGGCCTGCGCCCCGCGCGCTACTGCGTGACCGACGACGACCTGGTCGTGCTGGCCTCCGAGTCCGGCGTGCTGCCGATCCCGGAAGCCCGCATCGTCAAGAAGTGGCGCCTGCAGCCGGGCAAGATGTTCCTGATCGATCTAGAGCAGGGCCGCATCGTCGACGACGAAGAGCTCAAGACCCAGTACGCCAACGCGCGTCCATATCGGCAGTGGATCGAGAACGTCCGCGTCAAGCTCGACGAGATCCCCGCGCCGGAGGTCAAGTCTGCCGCGTTCCCGGCCTCGCTGCTGGATCGCCAGCAGGCCTTCGGTTTCACCCAGGAAGACATCAAGTTCCTGCTGGCTCCGATGGCAGCGAACGGCGAGGAAGGCATCGGCTCGATGGGCAATGACAGCCCGCTGGCGGTGCTGTCCGACAAGAACAAGCCGCTCTACAACTACTTCAAGCAGTTGTTCGCGCAGGTCACGAATCCGCCGATCGATCCGATCCGCGAGGCCATCGTGATGTCGCTGAACAGCTTCATCGGGCCCAAGCCCAACCTGCTAGACATCAACGCGATCAACCCGCCGATGCGGCTTGAGGTGAATCAGCCGGTGCTGGACTTCGATTCGATGGCCCGTCTGCGCGCCATCGAGCAACACACCAACGGCAAGTTCAAGCCGTATGAGCTCGACATCAGCTATCCGCTCGCCTGGGGCCGTGAAGGCGTCGAGGCTCAGCTCGCGTCCTTGTGCGCAGAAACGGTGGACGCGCTCAAGAGCGGCCACAACATCCTGATCATCACCGACCGCCACCTGAGCGCCACGCGCGTCGCGATCCCCGCGCTGCTCGCGCTGTCGGCGGTCCACCATCATCTGGTGCGCGAAGGTCTGCGCACCACGGCGGGCCTGGTGGTCGAGACCGGCACCGCACGCGAGGTGCATCACTTCGCCGTGCTGGCCGGTTTCGGCGCCGAGGCGGTCCATCCCTACCTGGCGCTGGAGACCATCCAGGCCATGAGCGCGGAACTGCCCGCCACCCTGTCCACCGACAAGGCTATCTACAACTACATCAAGGCGGTGGGCAAGGGACTGTCGAAGATCATGTCCAAGATGGGCATCTCAACCTACATGTCCTACTGCGGCGCGCAGATCTTCGAGGCCATCGGCCTGAAGACCGATTTCGTGGCCAAGTACTTCCGGGGCACGCCGACCCAGGTCGGCGGCATCGGCGTGTTCGAGGTGGCGGAAGAAGCGCTGCGGCTGCATCGCGCGGCCTTCGGTGACGATCCGGTGCTGGAGCACATGCTCGACGCCGGCGGCGAATATGCCTGGCGCACCCGCGGCGAAGAGCACATGTGGACGCCGGACGCCATCGCCAAGCTGCAGCACAGCACCCGCGCCGGCAAGTTCGACAGCTACAAGGAATACGCGCAGCTCATCAACGACCAAAGCAAGCGCCACATGACCTTGCGTGGTCTGTTCGAGTTCAAGTTCGATCCCACGCAGGCGATCCCGGTGGAGGAGGTCGAACCGGCCGCCGAGATCGTCAAGCGATTCGCCACCGGCGCCATGTCACTGGGCTCGATCTCGACCGAAGCGCATGCGACGCTGGCCGTCGCCATGAACCGCATCGGCGGCAAGAGCAATACCGGCGAGGGTGGTGAAGATCCCGCCCGCTATCGCAATGAGCTCAAGGGCATCAAGATCACCGCCGGCACCAAGATGTCGGACGTGGTGGGCTCGAAGGTGGTCGCGGTCGACTACGAGCTCAAGGACGGCGATTCGATGCGCTCGCGCATCAAGCAGGTGGCGTCGGGACGCTTCGGCGTGACGACGGAGTACCTGGTCAGCGCCGACCAGATCCAGATCAAGATGGCCCAAGGCGCCAAGCCGGGCGAGGGCGGCCAGCTGCCCGGCGGCAAGGTGACGGACTACATCGGCTTCCTGCGTCACTCGGTGCCGGGCGTGGGGCTGATCTCGCCGCCGCCGCACCACGACATCTATTCGATCGAAGACCTGGCACAGCTCATCCATGACCTGAAGAACGTCAACCAGCGCGCCGACATCTCGGTGAAGCTGGTGTCGGAAGTCGGCGTCGGCACGATCGCCGCTGGCGTGGCCAAGGCCAAGGCCGATCACATCGTGATCGCCGGGCATGACGGCGGCACCGGCGCATCGCCGTGGTCGTCGATCAAGCATGCGGGCACGCCGTGGGAGCTCGGTCTGGCGGAGGCCCAGCAGACGCTGGTGCTGAACCGTCTGCGCGGCCGGGTGCGGGTGCAGGCCGACGGCCAGATGAAGACGGGACGCGACGTGGTGATCGGTGCCTTGCTCGGCGCGGATGAGTTCGGCTTCGCGACCGCACCGCTGGTGGTCGAGGGCTGCATCATGATGCGCAAGTGCCACCTCAACACCTGCCCGGTCGGCGTGGCGACCCAGGACCCGGTGCTGCGCGCCAAGTTCAGCGGCAAGCCCGAGCATGTCGTCAACTTCTTCTTCTTCGTGGCCGAGGAAGCGCGTCAGATCATGGCCCAACTGGGCATCCGCAAGTTCGATGAACTGATCGGCCGCTCCGACCTGCTGGACACCCGCAAGGGCATCAGCCACTGGAAGGCCAAGGGCCTGGATTTCAGCCGCGTGTTCCATCGCCCGGAACTGCCGACGGACATCGCCCGCCTGCACAACGATCGCCAGGACCACGGCCTGGATCGCGCGCTGGATGTGAAGCTGATCGAGAAATGCCTGCCCGCCTTCGACAAGGGAGAGAAGGTGCAGTTCATGCAAGAGGTGACCAATGTCCGTCGGACGGTGGGTGCGATGCTGTCCGGCGAACTGGTGCGGCGTCGTCCCGAGGGCCTGCCGGACCACACCATCTTCATCCAGATGGAGGGCACCGGCGGCCAGAGCTTCGGCGCCTTCCTGGCGCCCGGCATCACCTTCTATCTGATCGGTGACGCCAACGACTACACCGGCAAGGGCCTGTCGGGTGGTCGTGTGGTGGTGCGGCCGTCGATCGAGTTCCGCGGCGACGCGACCAAGAACATCATCGTCGGCAATACGGTGCTGTATGGCGCCACCAAGGGTGAGGCCTTCTTCCGCGGTGTAGCCGGCGAGCGCTTCGCGGTGCGACTGTCCGGTGCAACGGCGGTCGTCGAAGGCACGGGCGACCATGGCTGCGAATACATGACCGGCGGTACCGTGGCGGTGCTCGGCAAGACCGGCCGCAACTTTGCGGCGGGCATGAGCGGCGGCATCGCCTACGTCTATGACGAGGACGGCCAGTTCGCGCAACGCTGCAACCCCAGCATGGTCTCGCTGGACCGGCTGCTGCCGGCGCACGAGCAGGAGAAGACCGTCGAAAAAGCCATCTGGCACCGACTGGGCGACGGCGAGGCGCGCACCGACGAGGCGATCCTGAAGAAGCTGATCGAGGACCACCTGCGGTGGACCGGGAGCCAGCGGGCGCGGGACATCCTCGACCACTGGGCCGAGTCGCGCGCCAAGTTCGTCAAGGTCTTCCCGACGGAATACCGCCGCGCGCTGGGCGAGCTCCATGCCGCCCGCGAAACCGCCGCCACTATCGCCGTCGCCAAGGCCCCTGCGGCCAAGGCGAAGGTCTGAGTCACGCATCGCTGACAAGCTGAACCGATCAGGAGAAAGCCGACATGGGAAAAGTCACCGGCTTCATGGAATACGAGCGTCTGGAAGAGGGCTACGAGCCCGTCGCGACGCGGCTCAAGAACTACAAGGAATTCGTCATCGGTCTCAACACCGAGCAGGCGAAGCAGCAGGGTGCCCGCTGCATGGACTGCGGCACGCCGTTCTGCAACAGCGGCTGCCCGGTCAACAACATCATTCCGGACTTCAATGACCTGGTGTACCGGGGCGGAGCAACCGATTGGAAGAGCGCCATCGCGGTGCTGCACTCGACCAACAACTTCCCCGAATTCACCGGCCGCATCTGTCCCGCACCCTGCGAGGCGGCCTGCACCTTGAACGTCAATGACGACGCGGTTGGCATCAAGTCGATCGAGCACGCCATCATCGACCGTGCGTGGGCCGAAGGCTGGGTGACGCCGCGTCTGCCGAAGGTCAAGACCGGGAAGACGGTGGCCATCGTCGGCTCCGGCCCGGCTGGCCTGGCCGCTGCGCAACAACTGGCGCGCGCGGGGCACAGCGTGACGGTGTTCGAGAAGAACGATCGTGTCGGCGGCCTGCTGCGCTACGGCATTCCCGACTTCAAGATGGAGAAGAGCCACATCGATCGTCGCGTGGCGCAGATGGAAGCCGAAGGCGTGGTGTTCCGCACCGGGGTGATGGTGGCCCATCTGCCGGACGACTCCAAGGTCACGAACTGGGCCAAGGAGGTCGTCACTGCCGACGAACTGAAGCAGTCCTTCGATGCCGTGTTGCTCGCTGGTGGCGCGGAGCAATCGCGCGATCTCCCGGTGCCGGGCCGCGAGCTGCAAGGCATTCATTTCGCGATGGAGTTCCTGCCGCAGCAGAACAAGCTCAACGCCGGCGACAAGCTGAAGAACCAGTTGCGGGCCGACGGCAAGCATGTGATCGTGATCGGCGGTGGCGACACCGGCAGCGACTGCGTGGGCACCAGTAACCGTCACGGGGCCAAGAGCGTCACCCAGTTCGAACTGATGCCGCAGCCGCCCGAGGTCGAGGACCGACCGATGACCTGGCCCTACTGGCCGATCAAGCTGCGGACCTCGTCCAGCCACGAGGAGGGCTGCGACCGCGAATTCGCCAT
The Roseateles amylovorans genome window above contains:
- a CDS encoding Ig-like domain-containing protein produces the protein MKKIDRQAMSGQFTGRVAQIALTATMVAVLTACGGGGGDAGDPVIGGGTGSGGATVTVSDLSMTLDKTSITNSGSDTVVTTLTAVDANRAVVANVPVSFSVNNGATITVINATTDTTGKAVANVQIGADKSNRLVTVTATSGSLTRTATFQVTGADLDASAVPTTPTAGSSGNTVQYRLSDVNDNAIANAPIAVTAPGLTAANGTTDANGAFTFTYTAPTTPGPIDISATAGGVTKVATVTVPSTTSTIPAVTTVVASSAVSANPTVLNVNSTGITTNRAELRALFLGANNSPIKNIRVRFDMNGDVNSIGGTISSGSALVYTDSAGAATTSYYPASRPSPTNGVTIRACWDYADFAATACPNTLTTTLTVVSDPLSISIGTDNTLAEGTSKLTYVKRFVVLVVDAAGNPKADVQITPSLDLTSYMKGAYAVSGTSWSAFHSLDGVTTGGRSEPCLNEDLNRNGSIDTGDDKNLNGQLDPRKSDASISFEGATKTDSSGTAVIKLEYPKSVATWVNYTVTVSAFGVLSPPATYSSTLSALATDFTSATVSPAFQVSPYGTTRLSGESYCSTRD
- a CDS encoding shikimate kinase is translated as MILTLVGMPGGGKSTVGRLLGRQLDIPFVDSDAEIEKHLGGESIKDYFARMGEVSFRDVESQVIAELLKRQGEMVLATGGGAVLREINRDRLHQLSTVVYLRSSPDELFRRLRHDTQRPLLQVPNPLGKLRELYAQRDPLYRRCAHFVLETARPSVHGLANMILMQIELAGLIDPARVAATVGATVSPTPSG
- the aroB gene encoding 3-dehydroquinate synthase gives rise to the protein MSVSSPESSACVPIELGERSYEIRIGPGLLDLASTWQGLPRAATALIVTNDRVGPLYLERLRTQLQPHFGRIDAVVLPDGEQHKSASSLDAVIDHLLASASDRKTVLFALGGGVIGDLAGFAAAIYMRGVPFVQVPTTLLAQVDSSVGGKTAINHPRGKNMVGAFYQPIRVVADLDTLDTLPPRELSAGLAEIIKYGPIADAAFLDWIEHNLDALLDRDKATLAYAVKRSCEIKAWVVGQDERESGLRAILNFGHTFGHAIETGLGYGAWLHGEAVGCGMVLASELSARLGLMPASFVDRMQRLIERARLPVLAPALGLDRYLELMQVDKKNEDGEIRFVVIEGLGKAVMRTASKTLIAETLAAHLDPSPMAVQQTDH
- a CDS encoding deoxyguanosinetriphosphate triphosphohydrolase, giving the protein MLRAPYASDPARSRGRRHPEPPAPTRSEFQRDRDRIVHSSAFRRLVYKTQVFLNHEGDLFRTRLTHSLEVAQLGRSIGRSLGLDEDLIETVALAHDLGHTPFGHAGQDVLNDCMKAHGGFEHNLQSLRVVDRLELRYPSFDGLNLSFESREGILKHCSRRDAQRLEDREPGGVASRFLTGGQPSLEAQLCNLADEVAYNAHDVDDGVRSGLVTLEQLEQVPLVQRFLRETLAEYPNLLGKRLLAETIRRMLSQQVYDIIGATRTAIEAASPADADEARRAGPLLRFSPEMRHASTELKRFLFSNLYRHPAVQEKRDRAELVLRDLFQIYLNDVAQLPADFADSDDHARACADYIAGMTDRFALREHERLTGKRLFG
- a CDS encoding transposase, with protein sequence MALAGHLHHLIHRGHNLQPIAQDDDDRRALLAALQDCAATHKVAIHAYVVMPNHLHLLVTPSTDDGLSRTMQALGRRYVAAYNQRHSRVGTLWEGRFRAAPIEAEAYLLPVMRSIELNPQRAGLVQDPADYVWSSAAHHLGRRRDPLLTDPPGFWALGNTPFERELAWRRLLEEGEQESERKRLVDAALKGWPLGSARFLQLLGDVSERPLTPRPRGRPPKIKPVPI
- a CDS encoding glutamate synthase-related protein, giving the protein MASSAEIQALAEHGLYRPANEKDACGLGFVAHIKGQKAHHIVQQGLKILENLDHRGAVGADKLMGDGAGILIQIPDEFYRAEMAKQGVVLPPPGEYGVGMIFLPKEHASRLACEQELARAIKAEGQVLLGWRDVPVDRDMPMSPTVREKEPIIRQIFIGRGPDIIVPDALERKLYVIRKTASSAIQALQLTHSREYYVPSMSCRTVIYKGLLLADQVGKYYQDLADPRVVSAIALVHQRFSTNTFPEWPLAHPYRMVAHNGEINTVKGNFNWMRAREGVMKSPVLGDDLKKLYPISFEHQSDTATFDNAIELLTMSGYSLAHAAMMMIPEAWENHELMDERRRAFYEYHAAMMEPWDGPAAMVFTDGRQVCAALDRNGLRPARYCVTDDDLVVLASESGVLPIPEARIVKKWRLQPGKMFLIDLEQGRIVDDEELKTQYANARPYRQWIENVRVKLDEIPAPEVKSAAFPASLLDRQQAFGFTQEDIKFLLAPMAANGEEGIGSMGNDSPLAVLSDKNKPLYNYFKQLFAQVTNPPIDPIREAIVMSLNSFIGPKPNLLDINAINPPMRLEVNQPVLDFDSMARLRAIEQHTNGKFKPYELDISYPLAWGREGVEAQLASLCAETVDALKSGHNILIITDRHLSATRVAIPALLALSAVHHHLVREGLRTTAGLVVETGTAREVHHFAVLAGFGAEAVHPYLALETIQAMSAELPATLSTDKAIYNYIKAVGKGLSKIMSKMGISTYMSYCGAQIFEAIGLKTDFVAKYFRGTPTQVGGIGVFEVAEEALRLHRAAFGDDPVLEHMLDAGGEYAWRTRGEEHMWTPDAIAKLQHSTRAGKFDSYKEYAQLINDQSKRHMTLRGLFEFKFDPTQAIPVEEVEPAAEIVKRFATGAMSLGSISTEAHATLAVAMNRIGGKSNTGEGGEDPARYRNELKGIKITAGTKMSDVVGSKVVAVDYELKDGDSMRSRIKQVASGRFGVTTEYLVSADQIQIKMAQGAKPGEGGQLPGGKVTDYIGFLRHSVPGVGLISPPPHHDIYSIEDLAQLIHDLKNVNQRADISVKLVSEVGVGTIAAGVAKAKADHIVIAGHDGGTGASPWSSIKHAGTPWELGLAEAQQTLVLNRLRGRVRVQADGQMKTGRDVVIGALLGADEFGFATAPLVVEGCIMMRKCHLNTCPVGVATQDPVLRAKFSGKPEHVVNFFFFVAEEARQIMAQLGIRKFDELIGRSDLLDTRKGISHWKAKGLDFSRVFHRPELPTDIARLHNDRQDHGLDRALDVKLIEKCLPAFDKGEKVQFMQEVTNVRRTVGAMLSGELVRRRPEGLPDHTIFIQMEGTGGQSFGAFLAPGITFYLIGDANDYTGKGLSGGRVVVRPSIEFRGDATKNIIVGNTVLYGATKGEAFFRGVAGERFAVRLSGATAVVEGTGDHGCEYMTGGTVAVLGKTGRNFAAGMSGGIAYVYDEDGQFAQRCNPSMVSLDRLLPAHEQEKTVEKAIWHRLGDGEARTDEAILKKLIEDHLRWTGSQRARDILDHWAESRAKFVKVFPTEYRRALGELHAARETAATIAVAKAPAAKAKV
- a CDS encoding glutamate synthase subunit beta, with protein sequence MGKVTGFMEYERLEEGYEPVATRLKNYKEFVIGLNTEQAKQQGARCMDCGTPFCNSGCPVNNIIPDFNDLVYRGGATDWKSAIAVLHSTNNFPEFTGRICPAPCEAACTLNVNDDAVGIKSIEHAIIDRAWAEGWVTPRLPKVKTGKTVAIVGSGPAGLAAAQQLARAGHSVTVFEKNDRVGGLLRYGIPDFKMEKSHIDRRVAQMEAEGVVFRTGVMVAHLPDDSKVTNWAKEVVTADELKQSFDAVLLAGGAEQSRDLPVPGRELQGIHFAMEFLPQQNKLNAGDKLKNQLRADGKHVIVIGGGDTGSDCVGTSNRHGAKSVTQFELMPQPPEVEDRPMTWPYWPIKLRTSSSHEEGCDREFAIATKEFIGGEGKDKGKVTGVKTVRVEWVNGKMVEVPNSEQVLKADLVLLAMGFVAPVGSIIDAFGVGKDARGNAKATTEFTGGYKTNVDKVFAAGDMRRGQSLVVWAIREGRQAARAVDEYLMGVSELPR